The following proteins come from a genomic window of Streptomyces sp. Sge12:
- a CDS encoding valine--tRNA ligase, whose amino-acid sequence MTENTQTPSSPDSELPTAYAPAAVEGKLYESWVERGYFTADPASEKPPYTIVIPPPNVTGSLHLGHAFQHTLMDALTRRKRMQGYESLWLPGMDHAGIATQNKVEQQLAEEGKSRHDLGREEFVERVWQWKEEYGGKILGQMRRLGDGVDWSRERFTMDEGLSKAVQTIFKKLFDDGLIYRAERIINWCPRCLTAISDIEVEYQEDAGELVSIKYGEGEDTLVVATTRAETMLGDTAIAVHPDDERYKHLVGKLIKLPLTDRSIPVVADTHVDPEFGTGCVKVTPAHDPNDFAIGQRHNLPNMTIMDEHGVITVHGPFLGQDRFEARSAVVGALREQGRIVAEKRPYLHSVGHCSRCSTTVEPRLSLQWWVKVETLAKAAGDAVRDGRVAIHPQEMEKRYFDWVDNLNDWCISRQLWWGHRIPVWYGPDGEVVCLGPDDEAPTGEGWTQDTDVLDTWFSSGLWPFSTLGWPEKTPDLAKFYSTDVLVTGHDIIFFWVARMMMFGLYAMDGEVPFKTIALTGLVRDERGKKMSKSFGNVVDPLDWMDKYGSDAVRFTLAKGANPGTDVPIGEDWVQASSKFANKIWNATRFALMNGATIEGELPPVEQLSATDRWILSRLNKTVAQVDAYYEDFQFSKLSEALYHFAWDEVFDWYVELSKTTFFAGGEQAQVSGRVLGEVIDVMLRLLHPVVPFVTETLWTTLTGGESLVIADWPKDSGFRDEAAETEIGNVQNLVREVRRFRKEQGLDDKQKVPARLDLSGTALGAHEAAIRQVLRLQPEGDAFSASATLPVAGATVALDLSGTIDVEAERKRLTKDLGAAEKEKAQAEAKLGNEAFLAKAPDNVVDKIKGRLAKAEADIARLRAQLDGLPAA is encoded by the coding sequence GTGACCGAGAACACGCAGACACCCAGCAGCCCCGACTCCGAACTGCCGACCGCGTACGCCCCGGCGGCCGTAGAGGGGAAGCTCTACGAGAGCTGGGTAGAGCGTGGCTACTTCACGGCCGACCCGGCGAGCGAGAAGCCCCCGTACACGATCGTCATCCCGCCGCCGAACGTCACCGGCTCCCTGCACCTGGGCCACGCCTTCCAGCACACGCTCATGGACGCCCTCACCCGCCGCAAGCGGATGCAGGGCTACGAGTCGCTGTGGCTGCCCGGCATGGACCACGCCGGTATCGCCACCCAGAACAAGGTCGAGCAGCAGCTCGCCGAGGAGGGCAAGTCCCGCCACGACCTGGGCCGCGAGGAGTTCGTCGAGCGGGTCTGGCAGTGGAAGGAAGAGTACGGCGGCAAGATCCTCGGCCAGATGCGCCGCCTCGGCGACGGCGTCGACTGGTCCCGTGAGCGCTTCACCATGGACGAGGGCCTGTCCAAGGCCGTCCAGACCATCTTCAAGAAGCTCTTCGACGACGGCCTGATCTACCGGGCCGAGCGCATCATCAACTGGTGCCCCCGCTGTCTGACGGCCATCTCCGACATCGAGGTGGAGTACCAGGAGGACGCGGGCGAGCTCGTCTCCATCAAGTACGGCGAGGGCGAGGACACCCTGGTCGTCGCCACGACCCGCGCCGAGACGATGCTCGGTGACACGGCCATCGCCGTCCACCCGGACGACGAGCGCTACAAGCACCTCGTCGGCAAGCTCATCAAGCTGCCGCTCACCGACCGCTCCATCCCGGTCGTCGCGGACACCCACGTCGACCCCGAGTTCGGTACCGGCTGCGTCAAGGTGACGCCCGCCCACGACCCGAACGACTTCGCCATCGGGCAGCGGCACAACCTGCCCAACATGACGATCATGGACGAGCACGGTGTCATCACCGTCCACGGTCCCTTCCTCGGCCAGGACCGCTTCGAGGCCCGTTCCGCGGTCGTCGGTGCCCTGCGCGAGCAGGGTCGCATCGTCGCGGAGAAGCGTCCGTACCTGCACTCCGTCGGCCACTGCTCGCGCTGCAGCACCACCGTCGAGCCCCGCCTGTCCCTCCAGTGGTGGGTCAAGGTCGAGACCCTCGCCAAGGCCGCCGGTGATGCGGTCCGCGACGGCCGTGTCGCGATCCACCCGCAGGAGATGGAGAAGCGCTACTTCGACTGGGTCGACAACCTCAACGACTGGTGCATCTCGCGTCAGCTGTGGTGGGGCCACCGCATCCCGGTCTGGTACGGCCCGGACGGCGAGGTCGTCTGCCTCGGCCCCGACGACGAGGCGCCGACGGGCGAGGGCTGGACCCAGGACACCGACGTCCTCGACACCTGGTTCTCCTCCGGCCTGTGGCCGTTCTCCACGCTCGGCTGGCCGGAGAAGACCCCGGACCTGGCGAAGTTCTACTCCACCGACGTCCTGGTCACCGGCCACGACATCATCTTCTTCTGGGTCGCCCGGATGATGATGTTCGGCCTGTACGCCATGGACGGCGAGGTCCCCTTCAAGACGATCGCGCTGACCGGCCTGGTCCGCGACGAGCGCGGCAAGAAGATGTCGAAGTCCTTCGGCAACGTCGTCGACCCGCTGGACTGGATGGACAAGTACGGCTCCGACGCCGTCCGCTTCACCCTGGCCAAGGGCGCCAACCCCGGCACCGACGTCCCGATCGGCGAGGACTGGGTCCAGGCGTCCAGCAAGTTCGCCAACAAGATCTGGAACGCCACGCGCTTCGCGCTGATGAACGGCGCCACGATCGAGGGCGAGCTGCCGCCGGTCGAGCAGCTGTCGGCCACCGACCGCTGGATCCTGTCCCGGCTGAACAAGACGGTCGCGCAGGTCGACGCGTACTACGAGGACTTCCAGTTCTCGAAGCTCAGCGAGGCGCTCTACCACTTCGCGTGGGACGAGGTCTTCGACTGGTACGTCGAGCTGTCGAAGACGACGTTCTTCGCGGGCGGCGAGCAGGCCCAGGTCTCCGGCCGCGTCCTCGGCGAGGTCATCGACGTCATGCTGCGGCTGCTGCACCCGGTCGTCCCCTTCGTCACCGAGACGCTGTGGACCACGCTGACCGGCGGCGAGTCCCTCGTCATCGCCGACTGGCCGAAGGACAGCGGCTTCCGCGACGAGGCCGCCGAGACGGAGATCGGCAACGTCCAGAACCTCGTCCGTGAGGTCCGCCGCTTCCGCAAGGAGCAGGGCCTCGACGACAAGCAGAAGGTGCCGGCCCGCCTCGACCTGTCCGGTACGGCGCTCGGCGCGCACGAGGCGGCCATCCGCCAGGTGCTGCGCCTCCAGCCGGAGGGCGACGCCTTCAGCGCCTCCGCGACCCTCCCGGTCGCCGGAGCCACGGTCGCTCTCGACCTGTCGGGCACCATCGACGTCGAGGCCGAGCGCAAGCGCCTGACCAAGGACCTCGGCGCCGCCGAGAAGGAGAAGGCGCAGGCCGAGGCGAAGCTGGGCAACGAGGCGTTCCTGGCCAAGGCCCCCGACAACGTCGTGGACAAGATCAAGGGCCGGCTGGCCAAGGCCGAGGCGGACATCGCCCGGCTCCGGGCGCAGCTGGACGGCCTGCCGGCCGCGTAG
- a CDS encoding sensor histidine kinase produces the protein MRVKPALPAFDRLVASGRRLAESWAGSPRALDVLTALGCLGLMALDLPGLAAADNSLTGPTAAVVLALGCATLLVRRRQPWVSYLAALLFIGWLHELTLIQFALYSVGRYRGRRAGILATLGYVAFALVMFCVPDWPAPRGETLSGFLSVIVPIGVLASAVGIAAYRHDLVGELTARRAESAVLQAVQQERTSVARDVHDFVGRELTLLTVRSEVLSMRARETAYGPDFEELADTARRAHLVLNEIIVQRGERASTPGVDGLAALAQESGRAGSPVRLNMDEEALGLSPLRQAAVYRVVQECLTNAAKHAHGETIDVSITADGPRLRIAVGNALPARTPGRAPVSAGSGTASMSERVRSLGGTLTATRTRDRYEVVATLPRG, from the coding sequence ATGCGCGTCAAGCCCGCCCTCCCGGCCTTCGACCGGCTGGTGGCCTCCGGCCGCCGGCTCGCCGAGAGCTGGGCCGGGTCGCCCCGGGCCCTGGACGTGCTCACCGCGCTGGGCTGCCTGGGCCTGATGGCCCTGGACCTGCCGGGCCTCGCCGCCGCCGACAACTCGCTGACCGGTCCCACCGCCGCCGTCGTCCTGGCCCTGGGCTGCGCGACCCTGCTGGTGCGCCGCCGGCAGCCCTGGGTCTCGTACCTGGCCGCGCTGCTGTTCATCGGGTGGCTGCACGAGCTGACCCTGATCCAGTTCGCCCTGTACTCGGTGGGCCGCTACCGCGGGCGCCGGGCCGGGATCCTCGCCACGCTCGGGTACGTCGCCTTCGCGCTGGTGATGTTCTGCGTGCCGGACTGGCCCGCGCCCCGGGGGGAGACGCTCAGTGGCTTCCTCAGTGTGATCGTGCCGATCGGGGTGCTCGCCTCGGCGGTGGGCATCGCGGCCTACCGGCACGACCTGGTGGGGGAGCTGACCGCGCGGCGGGCCGAGTCGGCCGTGCTCCAGGCGGTCCAGCAGGAGCGCACCTCCGTCGCCCGTGACGTGCACGACTTCGTCGGGCGGGAGCTGACGCTGCTCACGGTCCGCTCCGAGGTGCTCTCGATGCGGGCGCGCGAGACGGCGTACGGGCCGGACTTCGAGGAGCTGGCCGACACCGCGCGCCGGGCCCATCTGGTGCTCAACGAGATCATCGTGCAGCGCGGGGAGCGGGCCTCGACCCCGGGCGTGGACGGGCTCGCGGCGCTCGCGCAGGAGAGCGGGCGGGCCGGCTCGCCCGTCCGGCTCAACATGGACGAGGAGGCGCTCGGGCTGTCACCGCTGCGGCAGGCGGCGGTCTACCGGGTGGTTCAGGAGTGCCTGACCAACGCGGCCAAGCACGCGCACGGCGAGACCATCGACGTGTCGATCACGGCGGACGGCCCGCGGCTGCGGATCGCCGTCGGCAATGCGCTGCCGGCCCGGACCCCGGGCCGGGCCCCCGTCTCGGCGGGCTCGGGCACGGCGAGCATGTCCGAGCGCGTCCGCAGCCTGGGCGGGACCCTCACGGCGACGCGCACGCGGGACAGGTACGAGGTCGTGGCGACGCTCCCGCGCGGCTGA
- a CDS encoding rod shape-determining protein has translation MPQASSKKTASSRDIGIDLGTANTLVYARGHGIVLNEPSVVAVKSGTTTALAVGTDAKETIGRTPGSITAIRPLKGGVICDYEAAEEMIRHFVRKAVPGRRTRTRMVICVPSGVTPVERRAIVQASTRAGARAVHLIEEPMAAAIGAGLPVAEPRGSMVVDIGGGTSEVAVISLGGIVTSQSLRVGGDRLDAAVMEYVRKEHGMLIGERTAEDVKLAIGSAWPVPDRPELETRSFTVRGREKVGGMPRTLRLTAPDVRAALDEPIESIIAAVRTTLEECPPELSGDVMEHGIVLTGGGALLPGLDLRMASATGIPVFVADDPLDCVALGSGRCVEELDTLGSLLAPAKV, from the coding sequence ATGCCGCAGGCCAGCAGCAAAAAGACAGCATCCAGCCGCGACATAGGGATCGACCTGGGCACCGCGAACACCCTCGTCTACGCACGGGGGCACGGAATCGTCCTCAATGAGCCGTCCGTGGTCGCCGTGAAGTCGGGCACCACCACCGCCCTGGCCGTCGGCACGGACGCCAAGGAGACCATCGGCCGCACCCCGGGCTCCATCACCGCGATCCGCCCGCTCAAGGGCGGTGTGATCTGCGACTACGAGGCCGCCGAGGAGATGATCCGGCACTTCGTCCGCAAGGCGGTCCCCGGCCGGCGCACCCGCACCCGGATGGTGATCTGCGTGCCCTCCGGCGTCACCCCGGTCGAACGGCGGGCCATCGTCCAGGCGTCCACCCGGGCCGGCGCCCGCGCCGTGCACCTCATCGAGGAGCCGATGGCCGCGGCGATCGGCGCCGGGCTGCCCGTGGCCGAACCCCGCGGCTCCATGGTCGTGGACATCGGCGGCGGCACCTCCGAGGTCGCCGTGATCTCCCTGGGCGGCATCGTCACGTCCCAGTCGCTGCGGGTGGGCGGGGACCGGCTCGACGCGGCGGTCATGGAGTACGTACGCAAGGAACACGGGATGCTCATCGGCGAGCGCACCGCCGAGGACGTCAAGCTGGCCATCGGCTCGGCCTGGCCGGTGCCGGACCGGCCGGAGCTGGAGACCCGCTCCTTCACCGTGCGCGGCCGCGAGAAGGTCGGCGGCATGCCCAGGACGCTCCGGCTGACCGCCCCCGACGTCCGGGCCGCACTCGACGAACCGATCGAGTCGATCATCGCGGCCGTGCGCACCACCCTGGAGGAGTGCCCGCCGGAGCTGTCCGGCGACGTGATGGAGCACGGCATCGTGCTGACCGGCGGGGGCGCGCTGCTGCCCGGACTGGACCTGCGGATGGCCTCGGCGACCGGCATCCCGGTCTTCGTCGCGGACGACCCGCTCGACTGTGTGGCGCTGGGCTCCGGCCGGTGCGTGGAGGAACTGGACACCCTGGGCAGCCTGCTGGCCCCGGCGAAGGTCTAG
- the folC gene encoding bifunctional tetrahydrofolate synthase/dihydrofolate synthase, which yields MSDQQPESHDRDDNDDLAGTFDEFDQIVAEESDRDPDLAVIEAGSRTLRAQAGPPQGDPVPARPVDPEVAKALLEVEQELATRWGETKLEPSVSRIAALMDVLGEPQRAYPSIHITGTNGKTSTARMIEALLNAFELRTGRYTSPHVQSITERISLDGAPITAERFVETYHDIKPYVEMVDAAEEFRLSFFEVLTGMAYAAFADAPVDVAVVEVGMGGSWDATNVIDASVAVVTPISLDHTDRLGSTPGEIAVEKGGIIKQDATVILAQQPVDAAQVLLKKAVEVDATVAREGMEFGVVAREVAVGGQQLTLRGVGGEYDDIFLPLYGAHMAHNAAVALAAVEAFFGIGQEHARVLDVETVRKAFASVASPGRMEVVRRSPTVVLDAAHNPAGAAATAEAVTESFGFSRLIGVVAASEGKDVRGVLEAFEPIFAEVVLTENSSHRAMGADELAAVAVEVFGADRVQVEPRLDDALEAAITLAEEEAEYGGAGVLVTGSVITVGEARLLLKRG from the coding sequence GTGAGTGACCAGCAGCCCGAGAGCCACGACCGCGACGACAACGACGACCTCGCCGGCACCTTCGACGAGTTCGACCAGATCGTGGCGGAAGAGTCCGACCGCGACCCCGACCTGGCGGTGATCGAGGCCGGTAGCCGCACCCTGCGCGCTCAGGCCGGACCGCCCCAGGGCGACCCGGTACCCGCCCGGCCCGTCGACCCGGAGGTCGCCAAGGCGCTGCTGGAGGTGGAGCAGGAGCTCGCCACCCGGTGGGGCGAGACCAAGCTGGAGCCCTCGGTGTCGCGGATCGCGGCGCTGATGGACGTCCTGGGCGAGCCGCAGCGCGCGTACCCGTCCATCCACATCACCGGCACCAACGGCAAGACGAGCACGGCCCGCATGATCGAGGCCCTGCTGAACGCCTTCGAGCTGCGCACGGGCCGCTACACCAGCCCGCACGTGCAGTCGATCACCGAGCGGATCAGCCTCGACGGGGCGCCGATCACCGCCGAGCGGTTCGTCGAGACGTACCACGACATCAAGCCGTACGTGGAGATGGTCGACGCCGCCGAGGAGTTCCGGCTGTCGTTCTTCGAGGTGCTCACCGGAATGGCCTACGCGGCCTTCGCGGACGCCCCGGTGGACGTGGCCGTGGTCGAGGTGGGCATGGGCGGCAGCTGGGACGCGACCAACGTCATCGACGCGTCCGTCGCCGTGGTCACCCCGATCAGCCTGGACCACACCGACCGGCTCGGCTCCACGCCCGGTGAGATCGCCGTGGAGAAGGGCGGCATCATCAAGCAGGACGCCACCGTGATCCTGGCCCAGCAGCCGGTGGACGCGGCGCAGGTGCTGCTGAAGAAGGCCGTCGAGGTGGACGCGACCGTGGCCCGCGAGGGCATGGAGTTCGGCGTCGTCGCCCGCGAGGTCGCGGTCGGCGGCCAGCAGCTGACGCTGCGCGGCGTGGGCGGCGAGTACGACGACATCTTCCTGCCGCTGTACGGCGCGCACATGGCCCACAACGCGGCGGTCGCCCTGGCCGCCGTCGAGGCCTTCTTCGGCATCGGCCAGGAGCACGCCCGGGTCCTGGACGTGGAGACCGTGCGGAAGGCCTTCGCCTCGGTGGCCTCGCCCGGCCGCATGGAGGTCGTCCGGCGCAGCCCGACCGTGGTCCTGGACGCGGCCCACAACCCGGCGGGCGCCGCGGCCACCGCGGAGGCGGTCACCGAGTCCTTCGGCTTCAGCCGGCTGATCGGGGTCGTCGCCGCCAGCGAGGGCAAGGACGTCCGCGGCGTGCTGGAGGCCTTCGAGCCGATCTTCGCCGAGGTGGTGCTGACGGAGAACTCCAGCCACCGGGCGATGGGTGCGGACGAGCTGGCGGCCGTCGCGGTCGAGGTCTTCGGCGCGGACCGGGTGCAGGTGGAGCCGCGGCTGGACGACGCCCTGGAGGCGGCGATCACCCTGGCGGAGGAAGAGGCCGAGTACGGAGGGGCCGGGGTCCTGGTGACCGGTTCCGTGATCACGGTGGGCGAGGCCCGCCTGCTGCTGAAGAGGGGCTGA
- a CDS encoding DUF4233 domain-containing protein produces the protein MRTLCASTLIGEFFVIGFAGLVAMKDPDLTQAAVWTVCGVTMLLSVLLCGMLSRPGAVQLGWALQIGLILSGFVVPTMFFLGAVFAGLWWCSVHYGRKIDTIKARWAAAQEAQGAPAAPDAV, from the coding sequence ATGCGCACGCTGTGTGCGAGCACGCTGATCGGTGAGTTCTTCGTGATCGGCTTCGCGGGTCTGGTGGCGATGAAGGACCCCGACCTGACCCAGGCCGCGGTCTGGACGGTGTGCGGGGTCACCATGCTGCTCTCGGTGCTGCTGTGCGGGATGCTGTCGCGTCCCGGTGCGGTCCAGCTGGGCTGGGCCCTGCAGATCGGTCTGATCCTGAGCGGGTTCGTCGTGCCGACGATGTTCTTCCTCGGCGCGGTGTTCGCCGGACTGTGGTGGTGCTCCGTGCACTACGGACGCAAGATCGACACGATCAAGGCGCGCTGGGCGGCCGCCCAGGAGGCGCAGGGGGCACCCGCGGCGCCTGACGCTGTGTGA
- the ndk gene encoding nucleoside-diphosphate kinase has product MTQRTLVLLKPDAVRRGLVGEIIGRIERKAGWTIPALELRTLDQETLEAHYGEHKGKPFYEPLMGFMSSGPVVALVVEGERVIEGVRQLAGPTDPIAAAPGSIRGDFGTITRENLIHASDSQESAERELKLFFPAL; this is encoded by the coding sequence ATGACCCAGCGCACCCTCGTCCTGCTCAAGCCCGACGCCGTCCGTCGCGGTCTGGTCGGCGAGATCATCGGCCGCATCGAGCGGAAGGCCGGCTGGACGATCCCCGCACTGGAGCTGCGTACGCTGGACCAGGAGACCCTGGAGGCGCACTACGGCGAGCACAAGGGCAAGCCGTTCTACGAGCCCCTCATGGGCTTCATGTCGAGCGGTCCCGTGGTCGCCCTGGTGGTCGAAGGGGAGCGCGTCATCGAGGGTGTCCGCCAGCTGGCCGGACCCACTGACCCGATTGCCGCGGCACCCGGCTCCATCCGGGGTGATTTCGGCACGATCACGCGTGAGAACCTGATCCACGCCTCGGACTCGCAGGAGTCCGCCGAGCGTGAGCTGAAGCTGTTCTTCCCGGCGCTCTGA
- a CDS encoding rod shape-determining protein → MSFIGRDMAIDLGTANTLVYVRGRGIVLNEPSVVAINTNTGGILAVGSEAKKMIGRTPGNIVAVRPLKDGVIADFEITERMLRYFILKIHKRRYLARPRVVVCVPSGITGVERRAVIEASTQAGARQVHIIEEPMAAAIGSGLPVHEATGNMVVDIGGGTTEVAVISLGGIVTAQSIRVAGDELDNAIIQHIKKEYSLLLGERTAEQIKITIGSAYDLDKDEHTEIRGRDLVSGLPKTVVISAAEVRKAIEEPVNAIVDAVKTTLDKCPPELSGDIMDRGIVLTGGGALLRGLDERLRRETGMPIHIAEDPLDSVALGSGKCVEEFEALQQVLDAQPRR, encoded by the coding sequence ATGTCGTTCATCGGCCGTGACATGGCGATCGACCTCGGGACCGCCAACACGCTGGTGTACGTGAGGGGCCGGGGGATCGTCCTGAACGAGCCGTCCGTGGTCGCCATCAACACGAACACCGGTGGCATCCTGGCGGTCGGCTCGGAGGCGAAGAAGATGATCGGGCGCACGCCCGGCAACATCGTCGCCGTACGGCCCCTCAAGGACGGCGTGATCGCCGACTTCGAGATCACCGAGCGTATGCTCCGGTACTTCATCCTCAAGATCCACAAGCGCCGCTACCTGGCCCGCCCGCGCGTGGTGGTCTGCGTTCCCTCCGGCATCACCGGAGTCGAGCGGCGCGCCGTCATCGAGGCGTCCACGCAGGCCGGCGCCCGCCAGGTGCACATCATCGAAGAGCCCATGGCCGCCGCCATCGGCTCGGGCCTGCCCGTCCACGAGGCCACTGGCAACATGGTCGTGGACATCGGCGGCGGCACCACCGAGGTCGCCGTCATCTCCCTCGGCGGAATCGTCACGGCACAGTCCATCCGGGTGGCCGGTGACGAGCTCGACAACGCGATCATCCAGCACATCAAGAAGGAGTACTCGCTCCTCCTCGGTGAGCGCACGGCCGAGCAGATCAAGATCACCATCGGGTCGGCGTACGACCTCGACAAGGACGAGCACACCGAGATCCGCGGTCGCGACCTGGTCTCCGGCCTGCCCAAGACGGTCGTCATCTCGGCCGCCGAGGTGCGCAAGGCCATCGAGGAGCCGGTCAACGCCATCGTCGACGCGGTCAAGACCACGCTCGACAAGTGCCCGCCGGAGCTGTCCGGCGACATCATGGACCGCGGCATCGTCCTGACCGGCGGCGGCGCCCTGCTCCGCGGCCTCGACGAGCGGCTGCGCCGGGAGACCGGCATGCCGATCCACATCGCGGAGGATCCGCTCGACTCCGTCGCGCTCGGCTCCGGCAAGTGCGTCGAGGAGTTCGAGGCCCTCCAGCAGGTCCTGGACGCCCAGCCCCGTCGCTGA
- the mreC gene encoding rod shape-determining protein MreC: protein MRDTRESRLLLVLLIAIAFALITVDIRAGEESPVDGARQAAAAVFGPVEEGVATAVDPVANAIGAVRDSGERHNRIATLERENAALKAKLGSEDQTRSRIHELDEMLKRAGAGQYGIKGAEVIAIGAAQGFSWTVTIDAGSKDGIERDMTVLNGDGLVGRVSTVGPDTATVVLANDPDFTVGTRLEKTGELGFATGQGDRALSVQMLNGKAKVSPGDRLVTFGSRGNKPFVPGVPIGEVVKVDPSRGDLTRTVWVRPFVGFSRLDIVGVVVMPPREDPRDAVLPPKPEAPKPTPTVTVTVTPSGSASVPGKPADE, encoded by the coding sequence GTGAGGGACACACGAGAAAGCCGGCTGCTCCTGGTGCTTCTGATCGCCATCGCGTTCGCGTTGATCACGGTGGACATCAGGGCAGGCGAGGAGTCGCCGGTCGACGGTGCCCGGCAGGCCGCGGCAGCGGTCTTCGGCCCGGTCGAGGAAGGTGTGGCGACCGCGGTCGATCCGGTCGCCAACGCCATAGGGGCGGTACGGGACTCCGGTGAGCGCCACAACCGCATCGCCACGCTGGAGCGCGAGAACGCGGCGCTGAAGGCCAAGCTGGGCAGCGAGGACCAGACCCGCAGCCGCATCCACGAGCTCGACGAGATGCTCAAGCGGGCCGGCGCCGGGCAGTACGGCATCAAGGGCGCCGAGGTCATCGCGATAGGAGCGGCCCAGGGCTTTTCCTGGACCGTCACCATCGACGCCGGCAGCAAGGACGGCATCGAGCGCGACATGACCGTCCTCAACGGCGACGGGCTCGTCGGCCGCGTCAGCACGGTCGGCCCCGACACCGCCACCGTCGTCCTCGCCAACGACCCCGACTTCACCGTCGGCACCCGCCTGGAGAAGACCGGTGAACTGGGCTTCGCCACCGGTCAGGGCGACCGCGCCCTCTCCGTCCAGATGCTCAACGGCAAGGCCAAGGTCAGCCCCGGCGACCGGCTCGTCACCTTCGGCTCGCGCGGCAACAAGCCGTTCGTGCCCGGGGTGCCGATCGGTGAGGTGGTCAAGGTCGACCCCTCCCGCGGCGACCTGACCCGCACCGTCTGGGTGCGTCCGTTCGTCGGGTTCTCGCGCCTGGACATCGTCGGCGTCGTGGTGATGCCGCCGCGCGAGGACCCCCGTGACGCGGTCCTGCCGCCCAAGCCCGAGGCCCCCAAGCCCACCCCGACGGTCACCGTCACGGTCACCCCGTCCGGGTCCGCCAGTGTGCCCGGCAAGCCGGCCGACGAGTAG
- the mreD gene encoding rod shape-determining protein MreD, producing MRFNRILLSATLIVVALVIQVTVLGRLQLPGAVPDLLLLTVVSLALVYGHVSGALIGFAAGLLADLAPPADHAAGRYALVLCVIGYVVGLVRPDGGRFRSAWGPMLTVVAAAIGSTLLYAGVGALVGDTAARHVGLTGLLFTATLYDLLLAPFTVPFIMALARRAENDPMAVEAGGGPANKAADVSAGWLAGGTGLRIGSQRGGLRLKTARSRANKAVRIKGIKPAKGVKSVKKL from the coding sequence ATGCGCTTCAACAGGATCCTGCTCTCGGCGACCCTGATCGTGGTCGCCCTCGTCATCCAGGTCACCGTCCTGGGCCGGCTCCAACTGCCCGGCGCGGTGCCCGACCTGCTGCTGCTCACCGTCGTCTCGCTCGCACTCGTGTACGGGCACGTCAGCGGTGCGCTCATCGGGTTCGCCGCCGGTCTGCTCGCCGACCTGGCCCCGCCCGCCGACCACGCCGCCGGACGGTACGCGCTCGTCCTGTGCGTCATCGGCTACGTCGTCGGCCTGGTCCGCCCCGACGGCGGCCGGTTCCGTTCCGCCTGGGGCCCGATGCTCACCGTCGTCGCCGCCGCCATCGGCTCCACCCTGCTCTACGCGGGGGTGGGCGCCCTCGTCGGCGACACCGCGGCCCGGCACGTCGGCCTGACCGGGCTGCTGTTCACCGCGACCCTCTACGACCTGCTGCTCGCGCCGTTCACCGTGCCGTTCATCATGGCCCTCGCCCGGCGCGCCGAGAACGACCCGATGGCCGTCGAGGCCGGCGGCGGCCCCGCCAACAAGGCGGCCGACGTGTCCGCCGGCTGGCTGGCCGGCGGTACGGGCCTGCGCATCGGCAGCCAGCGCGGCGGCCTGCGCCTGAAGACCGCGCGGTCCCGCGCCAACAAGGCGGTCCGCATAAAGGGCATCAAGCCGGCCAAGGGTGTGAAGAGCGTCAAGAAGCTGTGA